From the genome of Fusarium fujikuroi IMI 58289 draft genome, chromosome FFUJ_chr06:
CAAATGTAAATAAATTCTCCTGGTCAGTATTTGATTCAAAAAGCTGAGGCATGTTGTAAGGACTCCGAAGATGGAGTCAGATTGATCGTTGCAGAGACTCCAACGTGTGAGGCGCGTGATGCAAGCAAATAACACGGTAAGGGAGGATTTAAGAAATGAGTAAGAATCTAATGGTGCTCCATGACTGCATTGGACTGGGCTATATACTCCTGGGCCTTGATATCAGGTCCGCGGCGCGGGTACCTTTGCAGGCAACAAGGTTGACAGCACTGAACTCTTGAATTGCGTAATGGGTTGAAATGAGGTCGCATAACAGGAAATCGAGTTTCCTTATTGGTCTCTGGACTTGGTCCCCATTGAAACACCAACCAAAAAGGTTGAATTATGGCGTGATAAATCAACTGTGTGTGTATTCCAAGAATGCCTAGTGGACGGCTGACATGGGCTCAATCACAAGTGTAGGGAGGCCTACCAGACTATCAAGCACGCCGGTAGAGACGACCTTTGACCGCTGATGCGTAGTTTGAATTCTGACTCGCCTTGCTGCGCGTTGCCAATCCGGCGAGATCGATCTAGGTCAAGATCCACCATGCTAAAGACGCAAGGAAGAGCCGCACGATGATGACAGCGATCGACCTCGCTGCAATTTGCTCTTTGGTTGAGATCAAAAGACTCATTGGCATTGCCGCGAACAGGACAAGAACCTCCTGTTCTAGGATGTTGGATCCGCTGCAttccctcttcttccatcAACTGAACACTGGATGCTCCGCACGCGAtattgaagccatcgccaagcAATCCACGTCTCTGGTATAACCAAAATTATGTATAAAATGATATCTAGTTATGTATTTTCTCTCTATCGCTATTTACTAAGTCTATTGATATTAAACCAATATTATCTATCGTATTATCCTGTTGCAATAAATGTTAGCATCTCCATAGGAAATAATACCGATATTGCAGCATAATTAAGGCCATACGTACGCAGGTGGCAAACATTCCAACAATTCGGGATCCCTTAGGCTGGACTGTCACCCAACCTTTTTGTATTCCATAAGGATATCCCGGAGTTTGTACATGTCGATTGAAAGTAGTGTTTATCTAGAAGAGTAAGCAACCGATTTTTGACGAGCGAGGTTTCGTTTGGCTTGGGTACCTTCATGCCCACGACAGTCGCTCCTCGTTCTTGAACCTCAAGACTCTTTAGTCGTTCTCCAGCACCCCCATCTATTATTAATGACACATTTGAATCATGTGAGTCCGAGAAGTTTCGTCGTCCAGGGAACTCTTCGTCGAATGGACCAGTGTTTCCAAGCTGCCGGTTATGGGAGGGATTAGCAAAGCGGAATTCCATGCCGGAGATATAGCAGACATCAAAGATCCAAACAACGATCTCAGTAAGGATTGATGAATACATGTCATCAGCTTCACCAAAGAAGACGCGTGTGAAGGGGAGTTTAAATTCGCTTGGTGGCTTATCGCCCCTGTTCCAATCGTAAAGAAGTCCCATCGGTGGAACTTGAGGATACCAGAGGCAGTTATTGCGCCAGCTGAGCTCATCAAGTGAGCCTTGTCGGCTAAGTTTGACGAGCTTTATGGCCTGCAAAATATCAGAAATTATATCTCAGTTCATGAAGTTATAATTGAtaaggagaagagagtccAGTCAGATAGAAACTTACATCAAACTCAGCTTTGATTGCTAAAAGGCCGGGGGCTCCAGCTAAGCGCCATCGTGGAGTACCAGCCGGGTCGCCGGCCCAGCTAGATAGTACCCCATCCTCATAGATAAGAGCCATTGCTTTAACGCCAGATGTATGCAAGGCAAGCTCCCAGCCTTGGATATGTTGTGCATTAGGAAGATGAATGTCAACCATATTACCCTCATGTATGTACCCGATAACATAGCGCTCATGGCTGTGATTAATCAGGACCAGGCCAGAAACAAACACCCCCTCTGGTAGATTCACAAATGATACAGACATCCTATGCATCATGAGCGTTGGCGAGAAACTGAGGATGCGAGCTCGTAAAACTCGATTGCCATTGAGGAATGAATCATTCGGTTGGGTACTTGCACATGCCGCCGTGTGCCAGCAAGCTGAAGTATCATCTAAATCCGCAGAAGTCTCAAACCAAGTTTGTAGGGGCCTCCCTTGGCAAGGTATGTCCTCCATCTGAGACACTAGGCCATGCACTGTTTTCGCAAGGCTCCAAATTCGCTTGCGATTAGCCATATGAGGGTCATTTAGGGCCCAGATTTGGAGTGATGAGTAGAAGGCTCTCCATGATTCAGGCGGATGATCTATGACCTCGGGTATATACTCGAACTCGTGGCCTGGTTGGAACCGTGAGGCCCAGAATCTTTCAGTTAATTGAAGGGAGGCAAAGACCGGGGATGCAAGCCGTATTGCATGAATTTCTGAGGTTGATAGCAATACAGTGATTAACTGTAAGATATCTGGAGACAAGCGAAAGAAGGGGTCTTTAGTAAGGGCCTTAGTGTTGAATGTGACATGACTTAGGAATATATCGTTCTGTAAGCGAGCTGTTTGTTGGATTGCATTGGCTAGGGCGGGGATGTGAAACGGATCTGATCGAAAGGGATTGGGTATAGTTCGTGGGTCAGGGAAGCGAGTATCTTGTGTCGGCACTTCGAACCCTTTTTCCAGTATGCTTGCTCCTCCATAGTCATGACCCCAGTTCAGgaaggcttcttggccagTTGGCATGGACAAACACGCCGCAAATAAGTGGCCCAGGTTCGGGGTGGAATACTTTGTGAAGATACTCCAGCAAGATGCGTGAAATCCATAGCCCCAAGCCgagacatcttcatctaGGGAGCGTGTGAAAATGGTTGGTCTACTGGGTGTCAAAGCCACATCGATAGTGGTACCTGGCCCAGTATCGTCGTCGTAGCGCTTCTTTGGATCATCTGGAGCGGTTCCAAAAAATTCATCGTCGTTGTTGCTCCGTCGGCCGACACCAGAAACAGCGACATGGTCCACTAAATCGCTCTCAACCCAGACTGGTCAAATTAGAATCTAGGTACTGTAGCCAATAGTGACAGGGACTTACTTGCTCGAAACTCCTGGAGCCATGTTTCGCCAGTCTGTGCAGTGATATGAATTCCGCATAGAGTACAGTATATCATGGCTTGTTGAGGATTTCTATGTGACACCTTGTGTGATGTATGGAAATGGAATGCGATGAGTGATAAATCGATGCTGTGACCAAATAGCCCCGCCCCCAGCCTGAACCTTTAGGCATAAAACCGCCGCTATGTCATGTCAAGCGCCGTTGTTCTAGTTGTCACGCATTCACAGTTGAATGTGCCTTGGTCGCAAGGTTAGGATTGGACCATGGCTGggagcttaaatcagcagagagaactcaGTACACCAAGGTGGAGAAAATAAAGGCGGACAAAGACGTGTGAACCCTCTCCAAAGCCCATGTCGGCAGGCCTCCCTTTCTTCCTCGTTCCATTTACCGTACCAGACTAACATTACATAAATCAATTTATTGAGTTCCCGGTTCTATTCTCTAATAAACAACTGACGATGGGCGGAGCACAAAAGAAGTCCCGAGCCTATGTAATCTCATCATCCCGCGATACCCGATATTGCCGTTCCTCCACCTTTTAAACATCTGGGGTATCTACAGTGAGTACACAACTTTCATCACTCATTAGATTTAATTCGCTGCCACAGGCTACCGATCCAAGTAATGACTGTCGTCAGAGTTGCAGCATGTCATGTTTCTCCCATCTTCCTCTCCGCGAAGGCTACAACCTCAAAAGCAATTAGCTTAATCAAGCAGGCGgcaaagaaaaaagcaaatCTAGTCGTGTTCCCGGAAACATATATCTCGGCGTTTCCAATATGGAGCTCAATACGAGCTCCTACCGAGAACCACGATCTTTTTAGGCAAATGGCACATGAGTCCATCTTTGCCGATGGCGATGAAATTCATGCCATTCGAAGCATCGCCAAACAGGAAAATATCATGGTCAGCGTAGGCTTTTCCGAAAAAGCGCGCTTCAGCAGCGCGACTTTATACAACTCAAATGTCTTGATTGCAGACTCTGGAGAGGTTCTGATTCATCATCGGAAATTAATGCCTACGTTCTTTGAGAAGCTTACTTGGGCACCTGGCGATGGAAACGGCCTGCGCGTTGCAGATTCACCGTACGGAAAAATTGGGAATTTGATTTGCGGAGAGAATACCAACCCTTTGGCTCGGTATAGCCTCATGGCTCAAGGGGAGAACATTCATATCTCGACTTGGCCACCGATCTGGCCAACCCGAGTTGCTCCCCCAGGCAAAACTTTAGAATCTTCTGAGGGGACTTCAGATAAGCCTAACTACGATAACGTTACCGCAAACAGAACAAGGGCAGCTGCTCATTGCTTCGAAGCCAAGTGTTTCGGTGTTCTGTGTTCGGGTGTCCTGGGAGAAGACGCCATTAACGCGGTTTCTGGAGGTTCAGCATACTTAACTGAGGTGCTGCAGCAGTCTCAGCGTGGCGCGACTCAATTTCTTGATCCTACCGGAGCTCCTTTGAAGGGATTCACTATCGACAGTCAGACCGGGGAGGCTGTAGCCACCGACTTTCTGCAGCATGATGAAGGAATTCTTTATGCTGATCTTGATATCGAGAACTGTATTGAAGGGAAGCAGTatcatgatgttgttggaggATATCAGCGCTTGGATGTTTTCGATCTCAAGGTGAACCGTACTCGAAGGGAGCCAGTTACTTTCACTGAAGACCTTGGCAAGATTCCATCTCAAGATTGGCAACCCGTTGACTAAGGGGGTTCTGCTCAGTTAGATACCGAGACAGCTGATTTTAAATTATCTCATTGCATCGTCGAGATGCCAAATAAGCCAATTGTCCCTCTCTCCAACCATGAAGGATTCTTCTAACTGCTTACTCTCGTGACCTGCCCAATCCGGCAGCTTATGTCATTCAATTCCTCCCTCAAGTGAGGGGCAGCATTTTCAACAATTGGAACTTGAGATATTTATGATAGTCTTCTCACCCGGGACGTCGAAATGGGCGATCAGAAGGTCTCCAGCGTTATTGAGCGCCCGCTTCCCAACGGCGTCATCTATGACATGTCAACCGTCGGGCATGTGCGCATCACGCTTCCTGAATCTTCAACCTGGTCAAGTGGACTTCATTGGCATGAAACTCATGATGAATACTTGAAAGTGGTGAAAGGAACAATTCGAGTTCGCCTGGGAGATTCGCGACAAGTCATCAGCGCTACCGATGGCAATCAGCCCGAGATCAAAGTGCCGCGCTACGCTTGGCATGAATGGCAGCGAGCCGCACCAAACGGCGAAGAGGTCATCGTGATTGAGAGGACGGATCCGGATGACAACGATaaagccatcttcttctggaatCTGAATGGTgtcattctcaacagccCCAAGTTGCTGGATGATAAGGCCTCGGTGGTTTCTCGCTTACCTACAAGGCTGCAAGGGCTGTTTCTCGATATTTGGATTCCTCTGAACTTGTTCATCATTTTTCGAACCTTGGACAATATCCCTGTATTTTTGAATATGCCTAATGTCTCGCGAGTGTCTCATAATAGACTGAGGTCCTTCCTACGGAATGTCGATATAGCGGTCTCGCATCTCATTCTACTTGTTGCTTCGTGCGTTGGTTGGGTTCTAGGGTTGCAGCCAGTTCAACGGAGATACACGCCTGAAGACGCATATGCGACATGGCATTCGCGACGGGATAatgccaagaagatcacaTAATCCGTCAACAGACTCAGAGATTTGAGGTTGTAATCAAGTTCCTCTACTCCACGATACAGTGAGCCAAGCAGCGACAGATCAGAATTTTGAGACAGCTGTATTATTGTGATATACTATCTCAATATCCAATTGGGATAACAAGAGTTTATAGAATCTCATGGAAAGAATAACATTTTATTATGCATCGCCAACTGAAACAACTTTTATGCCGCGCCATTGATCAAAAAAAAACCACCAACCTACTCAACAATAGGTCCGTTATACTCCTTTCGCGCCCATGCGAAATAGTAAATGAcactgaagatgacgaggccaCCAGTGACCACGACACTGTAGTTCATCATATCCACGGTAGGTTCCACCATGGGAGGCCAGAAACTGAAGAAACCCACTACGATGAGGTAGCACATGGcgaagatgttgttggcgaTGCCAAAAGCACCCTTGAGATGGAACGGGCCCCAAACAAGCTCAGCTCCAGTGGTGTTGGCCAAGGCTGGGAGATCAGATGAGCCGGGCAGCGTAAAGCCCTTGGTGAGGCGACGGTAGAGCAGAAGACCGGCGGCGATAAGGTACGAGGAGTAGAGGCAAGAAATGGAGAGAGAAGTGACATTTTGGAACGCAACAGGCGAACCAATGTTAATGAGTGACAAGAGGATGGAAATCACGGCAGTACAAAGGACTGAGTACACAGGGACGGTGGTTCGGTCGCTGACCTTTGACAGGGTGCGCCAGCCGGGAAGACCACGGTCGCGAGCAAAAGACCAGAAGACACGAGAGGTCGATGCAAGCATACCGACAGTGGCGCAggcagcaagaagaacaatgATGGCAGACATGACGGTCGCGCCGGCTCTTGAGTTTGTCGCCTGCTTGAAGATGTACATGTAAGGGAAGCCGAGCATTCCGGGGCCTGAGGCCATCGCGTCGTCGAGGTTGCCCATGCAGAACACCATGGCGATGACCATGGCGAAGCCGCAGGCGCCGTTGATGcagagactgagaaggatggaGGTGGGGACGACGACGGATGGATTGACGGTTTCTTCGGACATCTAGAGACTGTCAGTGAAAGCTCATGGAGGCGAGATATGAGGACTTACGTGGAAAGCGGCATCAGTTCCAACAAAGGAAAAGGCATTACCCATCATACCAACCATGAACGAGATGCCATTAGTCGACCATCCACCGTTATTAACGAATGTGCCAAAGACATCCGACGCAGACGCATGAGGTCCAAGAGTAACAAGGGGGATCAAGATAGCAAAGAAACCGAGAATGTGGAGGATCAAGATCAATCCCTCAAACTTGGGCAGCACCGAACTGACAAGGGTGTTGATAAAGACGGCAAACCCAAAGATGGCCCAGAACAGCAATGTTCCTTGCCAAAGCTCAGGCTGGAAGTCGGGATAATTGAGCGTCGCCATTCCCAAGATCATGTTTCCCGTGAGCAGGGCGCTGGACGATACTGAGCCTTGCCATCCGCCGACCGTGAGCATGCCTGTGAGGTGACTGAGGAATTTAGAACACGACCGCGGCGCCATCATAGCGACCCTGGAGACAATGTTAGTTGAGCGTTGAAAGACGGAGATGATGTGACTTGCCAGTGGTATTGTCCTCCAGACGTAGGTGCCATCGAGACCAGCTCGCACATGGTAGCAAAGACACTAAAGTTACCGACCCAAACGACAAGGAAGCTGTAAATAACACCGGCTGTACCACCATTGTTGAGGCCCTGGGCGAAGAGAACAGTGATGGCTTCCCAGGTGATGAGAATAGTACAGCTGAATCCCAGAATCGTCATGAACCCAAAGTTGCGCTGAGCTGTCAGTCGATGCACCTCAATGACGGACAGTGTAACGTACCCGGAGGACCTGCTTCTTCCCCATCCGCTCCAGCTGATCCTTATCATGATAATTGCTCGTCGAGCTCCGTCCAGAATCTGGCTCTGCCTTTGCCGAGACATTGACATCGCCTGCCGCCTTGACGGTGGCATTGTTGCCCATCTCAAAGCTGGGTTTGTTAACACTCTCCATGATGTTGCACCGGAAATAACAACGGGAGAGAAATtcgagaagagaaggattgaggagagaagaataaaaaagctaaaagtaactgcaggaggagaaggaaggggaaaagaaaaaggtaCAGGAATGTTGGTTGCACCCCTGGGAAAGGTCGCGACTACGGTAGAGCTAAGGTAGCATTGGGGACGGCCGCCACCAACCGAGGCTGGGAATAAGACTGGGTATGATATGTTACAGATTAACTCAATCGTCTTAGTATGAGTATACTGTACATCTACAGCgacgttgcgttgcgttgtgTTGCTCCGCTATCTGTCCCGTACCGTATCAAACCGGACATGCCCTCGCCCCTCCTGTTGCTGATCCGGCAGAATGCACCGATGCCCCCC
Proteins encoded in this window:
- a CDS encoding related to aliphatic nitrilase; this translates as MTVVRVAACHVSPIFLSAKATTSKAISLIKQAAKKKANLVVFPETYISAFPIWSSIRAPTENHDLFRQMAHESIFADGDEIHAIRSIAKQENIMVSVGFSEKARFSSATLYNSNVLIADSGEVLIHHRKLMPTFFEKLTWAPGDGNGLRVADSPYGKIGNLICGENTNPLARYSLMAQGENIHISTWPPIWPTRVAPPGKTLESSEGTSDKPNYDNVTANRTRAAAHCFEAKCFGVLCSGVLGEDAINAVSGGSAYLTEVLQQSQRGATQFLDPTGAPLKGFTIDSQTGEAVATDFLQHDEGILYADLDIENCIEGKQYHDVVGGYQRLDVFDLKVNRTRREPVTFTEDLGKIPSQDWQPVD
- a CDS encoding related to GABA transport protein, encoding MESVNKPSFEMGNNATVKAAGDVNVSAKAEPDSGRSSTSNYHDKDQLERMGKKQVLRVHRLTAQRNFGFMTILGFSCTILITWEAITVLFAQGLNNGGTAGVIYSFLVVWVGNFSVFATMCELVSMAPTSGGQYHWQVTSSPVAMMAPRSCSKFLSHLTGMLTVGGWQGSVSSSALLTGNMILGMATLNYPDFQPELWQGTLLFWAIFGFAVFINTLVSSVLPKFEGLILILHILGFFAILIPLVTLGPHASASDVFGTFVNNGGWSTNGISFMVGMMGNAFSFVGTDAAFHMSEETVNPSVVVPTSILLSLCINGACGFAMVIAMVFCMGNLDDAMASGPGMLGFPYMYIFKQATNSRAGATVMSAIIVLLAACATVGMLASTSRVFWSFARDRGLPGWRTLSKVSDRTTVPVYSVLCTAVISILLSLINIGSPVAFQNVTSLSISCLYSSYLIAAGLLLYRRLTKGFTLPGSSDLPALANTTGAELVWGPFHLKGAFGIANNIFAMCYLIVVGFFSFWPPMVEPTVDMMNYSVVVTGGLVIFSVIYYFAWARKEYNGPIVE